The following proteins are co-located in the Trichormus variabilis 0441 genome:
- a CDS encoding Asr1405/Asl0597 family protein produces MLPPCSSQVLQIPLCDRWQIYHRLQELMIPCSCHADGSLRVQINSWLTAILVRSTVMQFLAPRQELIDWLERCWHCNHD; encoded by the coding sequence ATGTTACCACCTTGTAGTTCTCAAGTGTTGCAGATACCGTTGTGCGATCGCTGGCAGATTTATCACCGATTGCAAGAGTTGATGATCCCCTGTTCCTGTCATGCCGATGGTTCGTTACGGGTGCAAATAAATAGTTGGCTGACTGCAATTTTAGTCCGCAGTACTGTGATGCAATTTCTAGCTCCTCGTCAAGAATTAATAGACTGGCTAGAGCGTTGCTGGCATTGCAACCATGATTAG
- a CDS encoding DNA topology modulation protein gives MTYNHRLYPCWQMQKIMIIGSGGAGKSTLARELGRILDLDVIHLDAFYWNPGWVETAKDEWQIIIQDLIKRDSWIMDGNYGNTLDLRLPVADMVIFLDFTRLLCLLRVMQRRWQYAGKSRPDMSSGCPERLNWEFCKYIWSYPIARRPNILQRLSNLTSNQQVFILRNPREVREFLQKISQAKG, from the coding sequence TTGACTTACAATCATCGCCTCTACCCTTGTTGGCAAATGCAGAAAATTATGATCATCGGTTCTGGAGGTGCTGGTAAATCTACCCTAGCCCGTGAACTGGGAAGAATTTTAGATTTAGACGTAATTCACTTGGATGCTTTTTACTGGAATCCTGGATGGGTGGAAACTGCCAAAGATGAATGGCAAATAATCATTCAAGACCTAATTAAGCGTGATTCTTGGATTATGGATGGCAACTATGGTAATACCTTAGATTTACGTTTACCTGTAGCAGATATGGTCATTTTTCTCGATTTTACTCGCCTGTTATGCTTGCTACGAGTTATGCAGCGACGTTGGCAATATGCGGGTAAATCTAGACCAGATATGTCATCAGGTTGTCCAGAAAGACTGAACTGGGAATTTTGCAAATATATCTGGTCATATCCCATTGCCCGTCGTCCTAATATTTTACAAAGACTCAGCAATCTGACATCAAATCAGCAAGTATTTATCCTTCGTAACCCCAGAGAAGTCAGAGAGTTTTTACAAAAAATTTCTCAGGCAAAAGGGTAA
- the nifT gene encoding putative nitrogen fixation protein NifT yields the protein MKVMLRVDDAGNLTVYVPKKDLEEIVVKQTDGAGGKILTLANGWELEFREIPDVANLPKTLEAKKLE from the coding sequence ATGAAAGTGATGTTACGAGTGGATGATGCCGGTAACTTAACGGTCTACGTTCCTAAAAAAGATTTGGAAGAAATAGTAGTCAAACAAACAGATGGTGCTGGAGGTAAAATTCTGACTCTAGCTAATGGTTGGGAATTAGAATTTCGGGAAATACCAGATGTAGCTAATTTACCCAAAACCTTGGAAGCTAAAAAACTGGAATAA
- a CDS encoding (2Fe-2S) ferredoxin domain-containing protein, with protein MGDKFLTLSEFNLEGNFLGFAGKKPRKVKYLSLAVPSGDVLVKLPKKLRGCLSSSLEIGEPINIYGTCKLNRYTGTIKLKAYQVIPFTSNPDQCLPSPPPAKIMVCQKSGCVKRGGEGLLSELEKTLCDRGLLDKVTIEHTGCQKRCSSAPNCVLMLGKKKYKKIHPEAIASLLENYLTADHPCHTED; from the coding sequence ATGGGTGACAAATTTCTGACGTTATCAGAGTTTAATCTTGAGGGTAATTTTTTGGGCTTTGCTGGTAAGAAGCCGAGAAAAGTTAAATATTTAAGTTTGGCAGTTCCCTCCGGTGATGTGTTAGTTAAACTACCGAAAAAATTACGTGGTTGTTTGAGTTCATCTTTAGAAATAGGTGAACCAATTAATATTTATGGAACCTGTAAGTTAAACAGATATACAGGCACAATTAAACTGAAAGCTTATCAAGTAATACCATTTACTTCTAACCCAGATCAATGTTTACCATCACCACCACCAGCTAAAATTATGGTGTGCCAAAAATCTGGTTGTGTTAAACGCGGTGGTGAAGGGTTATTGTCGGAATTAGAAAAAACTTTGTGCGATCGCGGTTTACTCGACAAGGTGACAATAGAACACACTGGTTGTCAAAAACGCTGTAGCAGCGCCCCTAACTGTGTTCTGATGTTGGGTAAGAAAAAATACAAGAAAATCCATCCAGAGGCGATCGCTTCTCTGCTAGAAAATTATTTAACTGCTGATCACCCCTGTCACACAGAGGATTAG
- a CDS encoding Uma2 family endonuclease, whose protein sequence is MTQLKNKLTLEEFLALPETDIIYELIDGEAVPKLKNGEMSPKFFHSSITGALFILLSAWAQGKGRVVIERAIKLTRNQQDWVPVTDLVYVSYNSLAADWLQDEACPVAPELVIEIISPGQTFGEMIEKATDYLNAKVKRVWIIDPRAKTVTIFYADAPPQTKRGNDSLEDSLFVGLQITPQQIF, encoded by the coding sequence ATGACTCAACTCAAAAACAAACTCACCCTAGAAGAATTTCTTGCACTCCCCGAAACAGATATTATCTATGAATTAATTGACGGAGAAGCTGTCCCCAAACTTAAAAATGGTGAAATGTCGCCAAAATTTTTTCATAGTTCCATAACAGGTGCATTATTTATACTCTTATCTGCATGGGCGCAAGGAAAGGGGCGAGTTGTCATTGAAAGGGCTATTAAACTAACAAGAAATCAACAAGACTGGGTTCCTGTAACAGATTTGGTCTATGTTTCTTATAACAGTCTTGCTGCTGATTGGTTGCAAGATGAAGCTTGTCCTGTTGCACCGGAATTAGTGATTGAAATTATCTCTCCTGGTCAAACCTTCGGAGAAATGATCGAAAAAGCAACAGATTATCTGAATGCCAAAGTGAAGCGAGTTTGGATTATTGACCCTAGAGCAAAAACTGTGACTATTTTCTATGCTGATGCTCCTCCTCAAACTAAACGGGGTAATGATAGTTTAGAAGATTCCCTATTTGTTGGGCTACAAATTACACCACAGCAAATCTTTTAA
- a CDS encoding nitroreductase family protein gives MPQSDIFGKAYHEATKHSYLSVQLDPNYLDASTQPSAFKFYPKFYRRVKLNLDNPIHSFIWLTSAVTFEKVYNNVAYKLRVNPSAGALYPTEMYVQIRGMPKIVDGIYHLEVENNCLTLIYELIDDGLESYVIPTKCITGFIFLISSVYYRSSWKYKQRSLRYCLLDSGHHLGAVAASAYLHSRDIQLIFDFDKLALNTDLGFENKEFITGCAISGEIHEKQIRKLRLKVPFVCGTDYFEANQFIEDSYQATSVQPSHQQQLQQPCFDFEQDKFYQTVWNRRSIRRFRKEFISQEHYLYVLQLLQQPIPTESGEEIEIYSVIHRVEGMKSGLYKGANLVKAGDFSEHTGYLCVNQALARDCAVVLFFVSKYTSYQTAMQIAGFLGQRIYLGSNYVGIQCSGIGAFYDDETQEFLETHKDVLYATAIGT, from the coding sequence ATGCCACAAAGTGATATTTTCGGTAAAGCCTATCATGAGGCTACTAAGCATTCTTACTTGTCGGTGCAGCTTGATCCAAATTATTTAGATGCCTCAACTCAACCATCGGCATTTAAATTTTATCCAAAGTTTTATCGCCGAGTGAAATTAAATCTCGATAATCCAATTCACTCTTTTATCTGGTTAACTAGTGCTGTCACCTTTGAGAAGGTATATAACAATGTAGCTTACAAACTTCGGGTCAATCCTTCAGCAGGCGCACTGTATCCCACTGAGATGTACGTACAGATTCGGGGAATGCCGAAAATAGTAGATGGGATATATCATTTAGAAGTTGAGAATAATTGTCTAACACTCATCTACGAATTAATTGATGATGGCTTAGAGAGTTATGTTATACCGACTAAATGTATCACTGGATTCATTTTTTTAATTAGTTCTGTTTATTATAGGTCTAGCTGGAAATATAAACAAAGGAGCTTGAGATATTGCTTATTAGATAGCGGACACCATTTAGGTGCTGTTGCTGCTTCAGCGTATCTCCATAGCCGTGATATTCAGCTAATTTTTGATTTTGATAAACTCGCTCTCAATACAGATTTAGGGTTTGAGAATAAGGAGTTTATTACTGGTTGTGCGATATCTGGCGAAATACACGAGAAACAGATTAGAAAATTAAGGCTGAAAGTTCCTTTTGTTTGCGGCACAGATTACTTTGAAGCTAATCAATTTATTGAGGATAGCTATCAAGCAACATCTGTGCAACCAAGTCACCAGCAACAATTACAACAGCCTTGCTTTGATTTTGAGCAGGATAAATTCTACCAAACTGTCTGGAATAGACGTTCGATTAGACGTTTCCGGAAAGAGTTCATTTCGCAAGAACATTACTTATATGTCTTGCAACTACTACAGCAGCCAATCCCGACAGAAAGCGGTGAGGAGATAGAAATCTACTCGGTAATACATCGAGTTGAGGGGATGAAATCAGGGTTATATAAAGGCGCGAATTTGGTTAAAGCAGGTGACTTTAGTGAACACACTGGTTACTTGTGTGTGAATCAAGCTCTTGCCAGAGATTGTGCTGTGGTTTTGTTTTTTGTGTCCAAATACACCAGTTATCAAACTGCTATGCAAATAGCTGGTTTTTTAGGACAGAGAATTTATTTGGGTAGTAATTATGTAGGCATTCAATGTAGTGGTATTGGTGCTTTTTATGATGATGAAACCCAGGAATTCTTAGAAACACATAAAGATGTGCTTTATGCAACGGCAATTGGAACCTGA
- a CDS encoding nitrogen fixation protein NifZ, which yields MQRDENELESEPVYEIGEKVRLRKQIKNDGTFPGRDLGEILAKKGEIGYVSSIGTFLQRSYIYAVHFLEKGIIVGCREKELESAEENHESDVTSG from the coding sequence ATGCAGCGCGATGAAAACGAGTTAGAGTCAGAACCCGTTTATGAGATTGGCGAAAAAGTCAGACTTCGTAAACAAATTAAAAATGATGGCACATTTCCAGGCAGAGACCTTGGGGAAATCTTAGCGAAAAAAGGAGAAATTGGTTACGTATCTAGTATAGGTACTTTCTTACAACGTTCCTATATTTATGCCGTGCATTTCTTGGAAAAAGGAATCATTGTTGGTTGTCGAGAAAAAGAACTAGAATCTGCCGAGGAAAACCATGAAAGTGATGTTACGAGTGGATGA
- the cysE gene encoding serine O-acetyltransferase — MQQSLDGIENPPDSTHTSLVKNLLSGVFLEPLLSDFLIIFERDPAARNWLEVIFCYPGLHAICLHRFAHWLHRRGVVFFPRLISHLARFLTGIEIHPGAVIGKGVFIDHGMGVVIGETAIVGDYALIYQGVTLGGTGKESGKRHPTVGDHVVVGSGAKVLGNIQIGDRVRIGAGSVVLRDVPHDCTVVGIPGRIITHKPKTDLSPLEHGKLPDVEADVIRSLLSRIEQLEQKLQTLTNQPKEPELLTKDK; from the coding sequence ATGCAACAATCCTTAGACGGTATCGAGAATCCACCTGATTCGACACATACATCCTTGGTGAAAAATCTACTCTCTGGCGTTTTTCTAGAGCCATTGTTGAGTGATTTTCTGATTATTTTTGAACGCGACCCGGCGGCGCGTAATTGGCTGGAGGTAATATTCTGTTACCCCGGACTGCACGCGATTTGTTTGCACCGTTTTGCTCATTGGTTGCACCGTCGTGGGGTGGTTTTCTTCCCACGCTTAATTTCTCACTTGGCTAGGTTTCTCACAGGAATTGAGATTCACCCAGGTGCAGTGATTGGTAAAGGTGTGTTTATCGACCACGGGATGGGCGTTGTCATTGGTGAAACGGCGATTGTGGGAGATTATGCCCTAATTTATCAAGGGGTGACTCTGGGCGGTACTGGGAAGGAAAGTGGTAAGCGTCATCCCACGGTTGGGGATCATGTGGTTGTGGGTTCGGGGGCGAAGGTGTTGGGGAATATTCAAATTGGCGATCGCGTGCGGATTGGCGCTGGTTCGGTTGTGTTGCGTGATGTTCCTCATGATTGCACAGTTGTGGGCATTCCTGGGCGGATTATCACCCACAAGCCCAAGACTGATCTCTCTCCCCTGGAACATGGGAAGTTACCTGATGTGGAAGCAGATGTGATTCGTTCTTTGCTATCGCGCATCGAACAATTGGAGCAAAAACTGCAAACCCTGACAAATCAGCCGAAGGAACCAGAACTGTTGACGAAAGATAAGTAA
- the nifV gene encoding homocitrate synthase, which produces MNKVLINDTTLRDGEQAAGVVFTLEEKVAIAKFLDTIGVPELEVGIPAMGEEEMRAICAISNLGLKANLLAWNRAVISDIKASVACGMERVHIAIPVSGIQIAAKFHGQWRVSLQRLKDCISFAVDQGLWVAVGGEDSSRADENFLLDVALYAQEWGASRFRFCDTVGVLDPFTTYGKVKLLVSALTIPVEVHTHNDFGMATANALAGIKAGAASVNTTVIGLGERAGNAALEEVVMAIKRIYGVDMGIDTPRLLELSQLVAAASGANVPPWKAIVGENTFAHESGIHAHGVLQNPDTYEPFAPEEVGWERRLVVGKHSGRHSVSNLLEQHGIFLNPEETQSVLDAVRQQSVKKKRSLTTEELLNLVKEQRYSHAAR; this is translated from the coding sequence ATGAATAAAGTTCTCATTAATGACACTACATTACGTGATGGCGAACAAGCCGCAGGTGTTGTTTTTACCTTAGAAGAGAAAGTGGCGATCGCTAAATTTCTCGATACCATCGGCGTACCCGAATTAGAAGTGGGGATTCCGGCGATGGGTGAGGAAGAAATGCGGGCGATCTGCGCCATTTCTAACTTAGGTTTAAAAGCTAACCTCCTGGCGTGGAACCGCGCCGTAATTTCAGATATCAAAGCTTCTGTTGCTTGCGGGATGGAGCGAGTGCATATTGCGATCCCTGTTTCCGGGATTCAAATCGCCGCAAAATTCCACGGACAATGGCGGGTAAGTCTGCAAAGACTCAAAGATTGTATCAGCTTCGCAGTTGATCAAGGTCTTTGGGTAGCAGTCGGGGGGGAAGATTCCTCTAGAGCTGATGAAAACTTCCTCTTGGATGTAGCACTATACGCTCAAGAATGGGGTGCATCTCGATTCCGCTTCTGTGACACAGTAGGAGTCCTCGATCCTTTCACCACCTACGGAAAAGTTAAGCTACTCGTCTCAGCTTTAACAATTCCTGTAGAAGTCCATACTCACAATGATTTTGGTATGGCGACAGCTAACGCCCTAGCAGGAATTAAAGCTGGAGCCGCATCTGTCAATACTACCGTGATTGGCTTGGGTGAAAGAGCAGGTAACGCCGCCTTAGAAGAAGTCGTTATGGCTATCAAACGCATCTATGGCGTAGATATGGGGATTGACACACCCCGTTTGTTGGAATTGTCCCAACTGGTAGCAGCCGCCTCTGGTGCTAACGTACCACCTTGGAAGGCGATCGTTGGTGAAAATACCTTTGCTCACGAATCAGGTATTCATGCACATGGTGTACTGCAAAATCCTGATACCTATGAACCATTCGCACCTGAAGAAGTCGGTTGGGAACGCCGCTTAGTTGTAGGTAAGCATTCTGGCAGACATTCAGTCTCCAACTTGCTAGAACAGCACGGGATATTTTTGAACCCAGAAGAAACCCAGTCTGTTTTAGATGCAGTGCGCCAACAGTCAGTTAAGAAAAAACGCAGTTTGACTACAGAAGAACTGTTGAACTTGGTCAAAGAACAGAGGTATTCTCATGCAGCGCGATGA
- the gatB gene encoding Asp-tRNA(Asn)/Glu-tRNA(Gln) amidotransferase subunit GatB, translated as MTSATTVKTEYEAIIGLETHCQLSTNTKIFSSSSTAFGADPNTNIDPVCMGLPGVLPVLNEKVLEYAVKAGLALNCQIAKYSKFDRKQYFYPDLPKNYQISQYDLPIAEHGWLEIELLDAEGNPKRKRIGITRLHMEEDAGKLVHAGSDRISGSTYSLVDYNRAGVPLVEIVSEPDIRTGQEAAEYAQELRRVMRYLGVSDGNMQEGSLRCDVNISVRPVGQEKFGTKVEIKNMNSFSAIQKAIEHEIERQIEAIESGEKIIQETRLWEEGSQRTISMRTKEGSSDYRYFPEPDLAPIEVSEAQLSQWRGELPELPAQKRHRYESELGLSAYDTRVLTEDVTVSQYFEAAIASGANPKAAANWITQDIAAYLNKQKLSIAEIGLTPANLADVITRIETGKISNAQAKQKLPELLTGLSPEKAFAGQELISDLSVLEPIVDEVIAANPKELEKYRNGNINLKGFFVGQVLKKTNKRADPKLTNELVEKKLNG; from the coding sequence ATGACTTCTGCTACGACTGTAAAAACTGAGTATGAAGCGATTATTGGTCTAGAAACCCATTGTCAGCTGAGTACTAATACCAAAATTTTCTCTAGTAGCTCAACAGCGTTTGGGGCTGACCCTAATACTAACATTGACCCGGTGTGTATGGGCTTACCTGGTGTTTTGCCTGTACTTAACGAAAAAGTCTTAGAATACGCTGTTAAGGCGGGTTTGGCGTTGAATTGCCAAATTGCTAAATATAGTAAATTTGACCGTAAACAGTACTTTTATCCTGATTTACCGAAAAATTACCAAATTTCTCAATATGACTTACCTATAGCTGAACATGGTTGGTTAGAAATTGAGTTATTAGATGCTGAGGGTAACCCGAAACGTAAACGAATTGGGATTACCCGTCTGCACATGGAAGAAGACGCAGGGAAACTGGTACACGCAGGGAGCGATCGCATCTCTGGTTCTACCTATTCTCTGGTAGACTACAATCGTGCGGGTGTGCCATTGGTAGAAATTGTCTCAGAACCAGATATCCGTACTGGGCAAGAAGCTGCCGAATATGCCCAAGAATTACGCCGGGTGATGCGTTATCTCGGTGTTAGTGATGGCAATATGCAGGAAGGTTCTCTGCGCTGTGATGTGAATATATCTGTGCGTCCTGTCGGACAAGAAAAGTTCGGCACGAAGGTAGAAATTAAAAACATGAACTCCTTCAGTGCCATTCAAAAAGCCATTGAACACGAAATTGAACGGCAAATAGAAGCGATAGAGTCAGGGGAAAAGATTATTCAAGAAACGCGGCTGTGGGAAGAAGGTTCACAACGCACAATTAGTATGCGGACTAAAGAAGGTTCTAGCGATTACCGCTACTTCCCCGAACCGGATTTAGCACCCATTGAGGTGTCGGAAGCACAACTGAGTCAATGGCGTGGCGAATTACCAGAACTACCAGCTCAAAAACGCCATCGTTACGAAAGTGAGTTGGGACTGTCGGCTTATGATACCCGCGTGCTGACAGAAGATGTCACTGTATCTCAATATTTTGAAGCAGCGATCGCATCTGGCGCAAATCCCAAAGCAGCCGCTAACTGGATTACCCAAGATATCGCCGCCTATCTCAACAAACAAAAACTCAGCATCGCAGAAATCGGCTTAACTCCCGCTAACTTAGCCGATGTGATTACCCGGATTGAAACTGGCAAAATTAGCAACGCCCAAGCTAAACAAAAATTACCAGAGTTACTCACAGGATTATCCCCTGAAAAAGCCTTTGCAGGTCAAGAACTCATCAGCGACCTCAGCGTTTTGGAACCCATCGTTGATGAAGTCATAGCCGCTAACCCCAAAGAATTGGAAAAGTACCGCAACGGTAACATCAATCTTAAGGGTTTCTTCGTCGGTCAAGTGCTGAAAAAGACCAACAAACGTGCTGACCCCAAACTAACAAACGAATTGGTAGAAAAGAAACTGAACGGCTAA
- a CDS encoding ankyrin repeat domain-containing protein, whose product MNRKSPFNLSAATKEWLIGKGYNPEDLEQPGENGDTALMKATREGINSVVKELIDLGVDINARNNDNNNALWFACFGNHYDLIHLLLAARINIDNQNDNGATVLMYAASAGKTAVVKLLLQYHPNLYLKNLDDFQAIDFASNVEVLRLLKNATK is encoded by the coding sequence ATGAACCGTAAAAGTCCTTTCAATTTGAGTGCAGCCACTAAAGAATGGTTGATAGGAAAAGGCTACAATCCTGAAGATTTAGAACAACCTGGGGAAAATGGCGATACTGCTTTGATGAAAGCTACACGAGAAGGGATTAATTCCGTCGTCAAGGAATTAATTGATTTAGGTGTGGATATCAATGCTAGAAACAACGACAATAATAATGCTTTGTGGTTTGCTTGTTTTGGTAATCATTATGATTTAATTCATCTGCTACTGGCAGCTAGAATTAACATCGATAACCAAAATGATAACGGTGCTACTGTTTTAATGTATGCCGCATCAGCAGGTAAGACAGCAGTAGTGAAGTTGCTCCTACAATATCATCCTAACTTATATTTAAAAAATTTGGATGATTTTCAGGCAATAGATTTTGCCAGCAATGTAGAAGTTCTAAGGTTACTGAAAAATGCCACAAAGTGA
- a CDS encoding metallophosphoesterase, which produces MKFTKLLGVLAPFCLLGISATFISSSTAQPSFNGRGPKSFDFALIGDIPYDARQETETQKLIQDINNSWVRFVIHDGDFKSGSSPCSNELFLQRFQLLQQFRHPLVYVFGDNEWTDCHRPAAGGYDSLERLAKLREIFTQGDRSLGQRTIELNRQSDKSQYSKFRENVYWTEGDVLFTGIHVVGSNNNLGRNAVNDAEYAERNAANIVWLKEAFARAKAKRSLGLVIVIHGNPDDFNIPANAQQNGFRDFVNVLKSELKNYSKPVMLVHGDSHYFRIDKPLNIDEAPGTAITNFTRVETFGSPNVHWLRVTVNPRNPNLFEINQEIIPAK; this is translated from the coding sequence ATGAAATTCACAAAATTGCTGGGAGTCTTAGCTCCATTTTGCTTACTTGGTATTTCTGCAACTTTTATCTCTTCCAGCACTGCACAGCCATCATTTAATGGTCGTGGCCCCAAAAGTTTCGACTTTGCACTCATTGGTGATATTCCCTATGATGCTAGACAAGAAACAGAGACTCAAAAGTTAATCCAAGATATAAATAATTCCTGGGTTCGCTTTGTTATTCATGATGGCGATTTTAAGAGTGGTTCTAGTCCATGTTCTAATGAGCTATTCTTGCAAAGATTCCAGTTATTACAGCAATTTAGACATCCCCTCGTCTATGTATTTGGTGATAACGAATGGACAGATTGTCATCGTCCCGCAGCTGGTGGATATGATTCCCTTGAGCGTTTAGCAAAATTACGTGAAATTTTTACTCAAGGAGATAGAAGTTTAGGACAAAGAACAATTGAGCTAAATCGTCAAAGTGATAAGTCTCAATACAGTAAGTTTCGGGAGAATGTTTACTGGACGGAAGGGGATGTTTTATTTACTGGTATTCACGTTGTTGGTAGTAACAATAACCTTGGCAGAAATGCAGTAAATGATGCTGAATATGCTGAACGTAATGCTGCTAATATTGTCTGGCTAAAAGAAGCCTTTGCTCGTGCTAAAGCTAAAAGAAGCCTTGGTCTGGTAATTGTTATTCACGGCAATCCAGATGATTTTAATATTCCAGCCAATGCACAACAAAATGGCTTTCGTGATTTTGTGAATGTGCTGAAAAGTGAATTGAAAAATTATAGTAAGCCAGTAATGCTGGTTCATGGAGATAGCCATTACTTCCGCATTGACAAACCTTTAAATATAGATGAAGCACCCGGCACAGCGATTACAAATTTCACACGGGTTGAAACCTTTGGTTCTCCCAATGTGCATTGGTTACGAGTCACAGTGAATCCCAGAAATCCCAATCTCTTTGAGATAAATCAAGAGATTATACCTGCAAAATAG
- a CDS encoding hydrogenase maturation protease, with protein MLTIIGCGNLNRSDDAVGVIIAQRLQKYLAENPRPHVQVYDCGTAGMEVMFQARGSKQLVIIDASSTGSEPGAVFKVPGEELAALPEPSYNLHDFRWDHALAAGKKIFPDDFPQDVTVYLIEAANLDFGLELSPVVEKSADVVFEKIVEIIRN; from the coding sequence ATGCTCACTATTATTGGTTGCGGAAATCTCAATCGCAGTGACGATGCTGTAGGCGTAATCATCGCTCAACGCTTACAAAAATATCTAGCCGAAAATCCCCGTCCCCATGTGCAGGTGTATGACTGTGGAACCGCAGGGATGGAAGTTATGTTTCAAGCTAGAGGTAGTAAACAATTAGTAATTATTGATGCAAGTTCCACTGGTTCGGAACCCGGCGCAGTATTCAAAGTCCCTGGTGAAGAATTAGCGGCCTTACCCGAACCTAGTTATAACTTACACGATTTTCGCTGGGATCATGCTTTAGCCGCCGGGAAGAAAATCTTTCCAGATGATTTTCCTCAAGACGTAACAGTTTATTTAATTGAGGCGGCGAATCTTGATTTTGGACTAGAGTTAAGTCCTGTTGTTGAAAAATCTGCTGATGTGGTTTTTGAAAAAATTGTGGAAATAATTCGTAATTAG
- a CDS encoding DUF2949 domain-containing protein: MMLTTDSKDIELLNFLYNELELSEKDMALALKHREFDNGPLPMLLWQYGLVNLEQLEQILDWLYNEI; encoded by the coding sequence ATGATGCTCACCACTGACAGTAAAGATATAGAATTACTCAATTTTTTATATAATGAACTTGAGCTTTCTGAGAAAGATATGGCTTTGGCGTTGAAACACCGGGAGTTTGATAATGGGCCTCTACCCATGCTCCTCTGGCAATATGGGCTAGTCAACTTAGAGCAGCTAGAGCAAATTTTAGATTGGTTATATAACGAAATTTAG